The Pseudomonas leptonychotis genomic sequence GAGGGGCGGCGGTAGAGCAGCACCTCACCCGCGTGGTTGGCGAGGATCGGCATTAGCGTGCGCTTCTGCGGCAGTGCCTTGCGCGGTTTTGGGATCGGATAGCGGATCTCCAGGCCGAGCAGGTGTGCTTGGCAGCCATTCTTGAGCGGGCAGAGCAGGCAGCTGGGTTTACTGCGGGTACAGAGGGTGGCGCCGAGGTCCATCATCGCTTGGGTGTAGTTATTCACCCGCTCATGCGGGGTGAAACGTTCAGCCACGTCCCACAATTGTTTGGCCACCTTCGGCTCGCCGGGGTAACCCTCCTGGGCCACGTAGCGCGCCAGTACACGTTTGACGTTGCCGTCGAGGATTGGTGCGCGCAGGCCCATGCTCAGGCTGGCGATGGCGCCAGCGGTGGAGCGGCCGATGCCCGGCAGTTCGGTGAGTTGCTCGGCGTCGCGGGGAAATTCGCCAGCGTGTTCGCGCACAACGATCTGTGCGGTTTTTTGCAGGTTGCGCGCTCGGGTGTAGTAACCGAGGCCCGTCCACAGGTGCAGCACTTCGTCTTCCGGTGCTGCGGCCAGGTCATTGACCGTGGGCAGGGCGGCCATAAAGCGGTCGAAGTAGCCGAGCACGGTGCTGACCTGGGTTTGCTGCAGCATGATTTCCGAGACCCACACCCGATAAGGCGTGATGCCCTGTTGCCAGGGCAGGTCTTTGCGGCCGTGGCTGTCGTACCAATTCAGTACGGCGCCTGAGAACTGCTCGGGGTTCATCGATTGAACAGGCCCTTGAGCGCGTCTTTCAGTTCGGGGCTGACTTTGTCGCCGAGCTTCTCCTCTATTTTGTCGCTGAGCTTATTGCCGGCTAGCTTGGCGGCGACCTTGCTCAGGCCGTCCTGATCCAGGCGACAGGCCTTGCCACCCATTTCCAGCGGGCCGCGGCAGCGCACTGGCCACTCGATGCCGACATAGCGTTCGTTGACCTGGCAAGCGGGGTCGGGCATTTCGCCTTGATCACCGGTAATGGTGATGCCGGCGCGGTAGTCGAGGCCGAGGATGCGCAGGTCGACGTCGCCCTTGCCGCTGACCGACAGGCCTGGGATGCGCGCCATGAGGTCGGGGTTGTGGGCCACGCCGTTACGCACGCTCAGGCTGCCTTGCAGTGTTTCGAAGGGCGTGTCCTTGTTGCGCGGGTCGCTGCTCAGGGCTTTGCGGTTGAGGGTGGCGATGCCGCGGCACAGTTGTTGTTCCAGGTTGGCGTCAACCAGCACGCCGTCATTGAGCAGGAAACTGGCGTCGCCATTCAGGCTTTCGATCCAGGCGCGCTGGCTGTTCCCGCGGGTGCTCATGTTGGCGTTGAGGTCGATCAGGCCTTTGACCGGCGAAGGTTGCTCGGGCTTTTTCAGGAAGGGTTCGATCTGAATGCCGCGCAGGTTCTTCTGCACGCTGAGTAACGGTACGGCTGGGCGCACATCGATGCTGGCTTTGGCGTCGAAGCTGCCTGAGCCGATAGCGCCGCGAGCGTCCTGCAAGGTCAGCAGGCCGCCTTTGCTTTGGGCTTTGGCGCTGAATTTACTGATCACCTGTTGTTGCACGGTGAGCTGGTCGAGGTCGAGGGCCAGTTGGGCATCTAGCTTGCGCAGTGTCTCGATGGGCAGTACTTCGCTGCTGCTCCAGGCCTGCTGGGTCGGGGCGTCGGGCAGCGGCGTGCTACCGCTTTGTCCGGCGCTGGCGACGCTGGCCTTGACCTCGGCCTTGCGTGCGGCGCCGGCATCCTTGTCGTCCTTGGATGGCGCTGGCAGGTAGCGATCGAGGTTCAGCTGGTCGCCCTTGAGCTGCACACGCAGGGCTTGCTTGGCGAAATCGGCAATCGCCAACTGACCGCTGAAATGGCTGTCATCGAGGGTCAGGTTGAGGTCTTCGAGGACCAGGCTGTTATCGGTGCCGCTGAGTCGGGTGACCAGTTCGAATTGGCTAAGGGTCTTCTCGTCATTCATCGGCGGCAGTTTTTGCCCAATGGTGGCGAGGAACTCACGCAAATTGAGCGGGGCGATGGACAGGCCGCCGCTGAGTTTGGGTTGGCTGTCGAGGTCGCGTACTTTTAACTCGCCGAGGGCGCGCAGCTGATTGGCGGACAGCTTCAGGCCGTTCCATTCGGCGACCTGGGCGGCCAGGTCGACCAGCAGTTGGCCCTGGGCCGAATAGGTCAGGGTCTGGCCATCGAAGGGTTCACCAGACACTTCGCCGGAAAACTTGGCGTCTTCCAACTGATAGCGTTTGAGGGCGCGGTCGAAGCGCAGCTCGCCCTGCAGTTCACTGCGGGCGCGCAGTACGGGTTTGTTGAGGCCGAAGAAAGCGCTGAGCTTGACCGGAATAGCTGCGCCTTCGCGGATAGCGCCGGTGGTCAGTTGGATACTTTCGGCGCTGAATTGCTGACCTTTTTGCGCGTCGTGGTAGTCGATGCGCGCGCTGTTGACGATCAGGCTGTCGATATCCAGTTTTAGCGGTTGGCTGCTTTCGTTTGGCTCAGCGGCTGGGCTGGCGGCGGGTGCAGCGCTTCCCGTAGCCGCAGGAGTGTCGTTTGCAGCGGTTACGCCACTGGCGGGTTTGCCGACATCTTCCCAGTTGCTGCGGCCCTTCTCGTCACGCTGCAGATTGAGGTTAAGGCCGTCAATACGGATGTCGCTCATCTGCACTTCTTTGCGCAGCAGTGGCAGCACGCGCACTGACAGGCCGAGCAGGCGCAGGTCAGCAAAGGGTTGGTCTGGGGTGCTGAGGCTGGCGAGTGTGGCGTCGGTCAGCTCCAGGCCGAGCCAGGGAAACAGGCTCCAGCCAATATCGCCCTTGAGGGTCAGTTCAAGGTTGGCCTTGTCGCGGGCTAACTGGCGGATTTCGTCTTTGTAATCATTGGGATCGAACAGGTGGGTGAGGGCAAAGCCCAGCGCCACGATGATCAGCAAGAGCCCGAGAAAAAACAGGCCGAAGATTTTGCCGAGCGCTTTCATGTGCGAATCCTTGTTTCAAAACTTGAAGTGAAGAGCTGCAATTAAGCCCGCGAGTATAGCGCCGTCAACAGGCGGTAAGCGCTGGCATGGTCATTTGCTTGCCGTTCGGCACGCTTACGTGCGCGTGCTACAGCTGTGTTAGACGGCTTGCGGCAGAGCTTGGAGCGGTCGGTGAGTGCCTGGTTCCGCGCGCCGAGGTGTTTTTCAGCGGCTGCGTTGGCATTTGTCCGTAGCCGATCAGCGCCGGTAGCCGCCCAGGTGGATGCCCGCCTATAATGCCAGCCTTTTTCCGTGGGCAATTTCTGGAGCTGGTGATGGCCGAACGTACGGCATCCGTCGAGCGCAATACCCTGGAGACCCAGATCAAGGTCTCGATCAACCTGGATGGAACGGGCAAAGCCAAGTTCGATATTGGCGTGCCGTTCCTTGAGCACATGCTTGATCAGATTGCCCGTCATGGCCTGATCGACCTGGATATCCAGTGCAAGGGCGACCTGCATATCGACGACCACCACACCGTGGAAGACGTTGGTATCACCCTCGGTCAGGCCTTCACCAAGGCCATCGGTGACAAGAAGGGCATGACCCGTTATGGCCATTCCTACGTGCCGTTGGACGAAGCGCTGTCGCGCGTGGTGATCGACTTCTCCGGTCGTCCTGGCCTACAGATGCACGTGCCGTTCACCCGTGCAGTGGTTGGCGGCTTCGATGTGGATCTGTTCCAGGAGTTCTTCCAGGGCTTCGTCAATCACGCCCTGATCAGCCTGCACATCGACAACTTGCGCGGCACCAACACCCATCACCAGATCGAAACGGTGTTCAAAGCCTTCGGCCGCGCCCTGCGCATGGCGGTTGAGCTGGATCCGCGTATGGCTGGGCAAATGCCGTCGACCAAGGGCTGTCTGTAAATGCAGACGGTTGCAGTAATCGATTACGGCATGGGCAACCTGCACTCGGTGGCCAAGGCGCTTGAGCACGTGGGTGCTGGCCGGGTGCTGGTGACCAGCGATGCTCAAGTGATCCGTGAAGCGGATCGTGTGGTGTTCCCCGGTGTTGGCGCGATTCGCGATTGCATGGCCGAGATCAAGCGCTTGGGTTTCGATACGCTGGTGCGTGAAGTCAGCGCGGATCGGCCGTTTCTCGGCATCTGCGTCGGTATGCAGGCGTTGCTGGAGCACAGCGAAGAGAACGATGGCGTCGATTGCATCGGTCTGTTCCCGGGCAAAGTACGCTTCTTCGGCAAGGACATGGTCGAAGACGGCGAGCCGCTGAAGGTGCCGCACATGGGCTGGAACGAAGTGCAGCAGAGCGTGGCACACCCGCTGTGGCACAACATCGCAGACCAAGCGCGCTTCTACTTCGTGCACAGCTACTACATCGAGGCAGGCAAACCGCAGCAGGTGGTGGGCCGTGGCCATTACGGTAAAGACTTTGCCGCTGCACTGGCCGATGGTTCGCGCTTTGCCGTGCAGTTTCACCCCGAGAAAAGCCATACCCATGGCCTGCAATTACTGCAGAACTTCGCCGCCTGGGATGGTCGCTGGTAAATGAGCCGGGCCAAAACCAAGCCGCCGATCATGACCTTGAGTGCCGAGCAGGAGCGTGAAGCCTGTTTGGCGATCAAGCGCTTTATGTCTGAGCGTTTTGAGTTGGAGTTGGGCAGTTTTGAGGCCGCCGAAGTGCTGGAGTTGTTTGCTCGTGAGGTGGCGCCACACTATTACAACCGGGCGATTTTCGATGTGCAGACTCACCTGAAAGAACGGTTCGAGAGCATCGAAAGTGACCTTTGGGCGCTCGAAAAGAGCTGACCTACCGAATTTACAAGACTTGAGCAGGTTCAACCGATGCTGATTATCCCCGCTATCGATCTGAAAGACGGCGCTTGCGTGCGTCTGCGCCAGGGCCGCATGGAAGACTCCACGGTATTTTCCGATGACCCGGTGAGCATGGCCGCCAAGTGGGTTGAGGGCGGCTGCCGCCGTCTGCACCTGGTCGATCTCAACGGTGCTTTCGAAGGTCAGCCGGTCAATGGTGAAGTGGTGACTGCTATCGCCAAGCGTTACCCGAAACTGCCGATTCAAATCGGCGGTGGCATCCGCACCCTGGAGACCATCGAGCACTACGTGCGCGCAGGCGTTAGCTACGTGATCATCGGCACCAAGGCGGTGAAAGACCCGCAGTTCGTCACCGATGCGTGCAAGGCCTTCCCGGGCAAGGTGATTGTCGGTCTGGACGCCAAAGACGGTTTTGTCGCCACCGACGGCTGGGCTGAAGTGTCCACCGTGCAGGCCACCGATCTGGCCAAGCGTTTCGAGGCGGACGGCGTTAGCGCCATCGTTTATACCGACATCGCTAAAGACGGCATGATGCAGGGCTGCAACGTCGAAGCTACAGCGGCGTTGGCGGCGGCCAGTCGCATTCCGGTGATTGCTTCGGGCGGTATTCACAACCTCAGTGATATCGAGAAGCTGCTGCTGGCCCGCTCGCCAGGCATCATCGGCGCCATCACCGGTCGGGCCATTTACGAAGGCACCCTGGATGTGGCTGAGGCGCAGGCTTTCTGCGACGCCTTCAAGGGCTGAGTCGGGCGTAGGGTGGGTTAGCCGTCGGCGTAACCCACCATTGTTTATTCGGGTATGACGGCTGCGGTGGGTTACGCCGCTGCGCGTCTAACCCACCCTACGAGAGCATTGTTATGGCACTGGCTAAACGCATCATCCCCTGCCTCGACGTCGACAACGGTCGCGTGGTCAAGGGCGTGCAGTTCGAGAATATCCGCGACGCCGGTGACCCGGTGGAAATCGCCCGTCGTTACGATGAACAGGGCGCCGACGAGATTACCTTTCTCGATATCACCGCCAGCGTCGACGGCCGCGACACCACTCTGCATACCGTGGAGCGCATGGCCAGCCAGGTGTTTATCCCGCTGACGGTGGGTGGCGGCGTGCGTAGCGTGCAAGACATCCGCAATCTGCTCAATGCCGGTGCCGATAAAGTCTCGATCAATACCGCGGCGGTGTTCACCCCTGAGTTCGTTGGCGAAGCCGCCTCGCGCTTTGGCTCGCAGTGCATCGTGGTGGCCATCGACGCCAAGCGCGTGTCCAAACCGGGCGAAACCCCGCGCTGGGAAATCTTCACCCACGGCGGGCGCAAGCCGACTGGCTTGGATGCAGTGTTGTGGGCGAAGAAGATGGAAGACCTCGGCGCCGGTGAGATCCTGCTGACCAGCATGGATCAGGATGGTGTGAAGAGCGGCTATGACCTGGGCGTCACCCGCGCGATCAGCGAGATGGTCGGTATTCCGGTGATTGCCTCTGGCGGCGTCGGTAATCTTGAGCATTTGGCGGCAGGTATCATCGAAGGCAAGGCGTCTGCCGTGCTGGCAGCCAGTATCTTCCACTTCGGCGAATACACAGTGCCGGAAGCCAAGGCCTATATGGCCAGTCGCGGTATCGTCGTTCGTTAAAGTACCTCGGCCGGCAGTCCTGCTGGCCGCTGCTGCGGGCGAGTCGACAGCAGTATGTCGATCAGTCCGCTAAAATCAAAAAGTCTGCGCCTGGTGCCGCTGGCTAATGCCATTGGCCTGTTTTTAGGCTGCTCTATTCTTATATATGGTCTTGTCCATAAACGGAGTTCTTATGTCCGCAATTCGGTTATTCGTCGCGCTATGGCTTTCGGTTGCTGCCGGTGTCGTGCATGCGGAGCCGCTGGTTCTACTTACTGAGAACCTGCCGCCGTTTAGCATGGCGGCCAATGGAGGCAACTTTGCCAAGGATGCCGATGTGCAGGGCATCAGCACTGACACAATGCGCGAGCTGTGCAGCAAGGCGCAGCTTGAGTGTCAGTTGATCTTGCGCTTCCCTTGGGACCGTCTGTACAAGCAGACGCTTGAAAGCAAGGGCTACGGGCTGTTCTCCACCATCCGCACGCCAGAGCGCGAGTCGCTGTTCAAGTGGGTTGGGCCAATTGCTGTCAGCGATTGGGTCTTAATGGCTAAGGCCGATAGCTCGATTACGCTCAATAGCCTGGACCAGGCCAGCGCTTATCGTATTGGCGGTTATCGCAATGATGCCATTTCGCAGTTCCTCATCGATCGCGGTGTTACGGTGCAAACCAGCCTGCAGGACAAAGAAAACCTCAACAAGCTGGAAAAGGATGTGATCGATCTCTGGGCTACGGATGAGGTCGGTGGACGCTATATGGCCAAGCAATCGCCGTTAGGTGCGCTCAAGGTGGTGCATCGCTTTAATAGCGCCGACCTGTATCTGGCGCTGAATATAGAAACCCCTGATGAAGTGGTGCAGAAGTTGCAGAAAGCCTTGGACCAGATGCGGGCTCAAGGTGAGCTAAACGCTATTAAAGATGGCTATCTGTAATAGCGGCGAGTCCACTCTAGGCCTGAACCCAAGGCTGGGCTAACGCTGCAGTGCTGGGTATGCTTGCATGCTCAGCCCAACTATAGATGTGAGACGTCATGTTCAAACAACTGCTAGTCGCCCTTGCCGGCACTGTTATGGTGCTTGCAGGCAGTGCCAGGGCCGAAGTCGACCCTAGTTATCGCATGGTCCTTCTGACTGAAAATTTCCCGCCTTACAACATGGCGATCAACGGCAAGAACTTCGCCCAAGAAGACAATATTGATGGCATTGCTGTGGATATTATCCGCGAGATGTTCAAGCGCGCTGGCATCCAATACAACATGACCCTGCGCTTCCCTTGGGACCGCATTTACAAGCTGGCGCTGGAAAAACCAGGTTATGGTGTGTTCGTTACGGCGCGTTTGCCGGAGCGTGAGACGTTGTTCAAGTGGGTCGGCCCGATTGGCCCGGATGACTGGGTGCTGCTCGGCAAGGCCGATAGCACGATCACCCTGAACAGCCTGGATGACGCCAAGCAGTTCAAGGTAGGCGCCTACAAGGGTGATGCAATCGCTCAGCACTTGGTGGAGAAAGGCCTGGAGCCGCTTACGGCTTTGCGCGATTCGGAAAATGCCAAAAAGCTGATGGCAGGGCAGATTGACCTGTGGGCTACTGGTGACCCTGCTGGCCGTTACCTGGCCAAGCAAGAAGGTATTTCAGGCCTGAAGACCATTCTGCGATTTGACAGCGCAGAGTTGTTTTTAGCGCTTAACAAAGAAGTGCCCGACGAGGTTGTCCAGAAGCTGCAAGGCGAGTTGGACAAGATGCGCAGTGAAGGCTTTGTCGATGACATCTTGAATAACTACCTGTAATACGAAAACCAGCGAGTTGGTCACACGCCAGCTCGCGACCATGGATGGTTGACGCCAAGCACCATACGTCGCCGGGCACCCGCCCGAGCAGGGATGCCGCTAGCCATAATCACAATTCATGCGAGCGGAATGACCTATGTTGAAGACCTTGAAAGCCGGCCTGTTGTTTGGGCTTTTCCTGAGCGCCTGTGCTGCCCGTGCAGAGCTGCCAGCCGATTACAAAGTGGTATTGCTGACCGAGAATTTCCCGCCCTTCAATATGGCGGTGGATGATAAGAACTTTGCCCGTGATGACGGTATCGACGGTATCAGTGCCGAGATCGTTCGTGCGATGTTCAAGCGTGCCGGCATCAATTACACCCTGACCTTGCGCTTTCCCTGGGATCGCCTCTATCGCCTGACCTTGGACAAGGCCAACTACGGCCTGTTTTCCACCACCTTCACCGCTGAGCGCCAGCCGCTGTTCAAATGGGTAGGGCCGTTGGCGAAGACGGGCTGGGTATTGTTGGCCGCGCCAGGCAACAACATCACTGTTGCCAACCTCAAAGACGCTGCGCAGTACCAGATTGGTGCCTACAAGAACGACGCCGTCAGCCAGCATCTGGAAACCCAGGGGCTGAGTCCGGTCAATGCGCTGCGCGATCAGGAAAACATCAAAAAGCTGCTCAGCGGTAAGATCGACCTGTGGGCGACCACCGACCCGGTCGGGCGTTACCTGGCCAAGCAGGAAGGGGTGAGTGGTTTGAATACGGCATTGCGCTTCAACGAAGCCGAGCTGTACCTGGCGCTCAACAAAGACACGCCGGATGAGGTGGTGCAGCGCTTGCAGAAAGCCTTGGACGAGCTGCGTGCCGAAGGCTTTATCGACGAGATGACCAACAACTACCTGTAGCCATCGCCGTTATTAAAAAACCCGACCGTGAGTGATCAAGGTCGGGTTTTTTGTGGGTGCTTGTTACATCTTCTCTTTAGACCTTCAGTCGCCGCGGGTGACGCTTAGGCCTTTGAGTAGGTTGAGTGCCTGGCTCAGCTGGTAATCATCGTCCTGTGGACGTGCCGGGGTGCTGGTCTTGCCTTTGCTTGGTTTGTCTGCCCCACCATTGCCGTTGCCCAGGTGCCCTTGCAGGTCGGCTTCCTTGATGCCGCTTTCATCACGCTCGCGGGTTAGTTTGGCGCGCGTTACCTCAATGTCCGGCACGATGCCCTGGGCTTGGATCGAGCGGCCGTTAGGGGTGAAGTAGAGTGCGGTGGTGAGTTTCAGGGCGCGGTCATTGTTCAGCGGCAGCACGGTCTGTACTGAGCCCTTGCCGAAGCTGTCAGTGCCCATGAGTACGCCACGTTTGTGGTCCTGCAGGGCGCCGGCAACGATTTCCGAAGCCGAGGCGCTGCCGCCGTTGATCAGCACCACCAGTGGTACGCCCTCACTGGCATCCGCCGGGTCGGCGTTGAAGCGCAATTCGGAGTTAGCGATACGGCCTTCGGTGTAGACGATGAGGCCTTTCTTGAGGAAGTGATCGGTGACCTCTACGGCAGCCTGCAGTACGCCGCCCGGGTTGTTGCGCAGGTCGAGAACCAAGCCGCGCAGTTTCTTGCCATTGTCTTTACGCAGCTTAGCCAGCGCTTTACCGACCTCTTCACCGCTGTTGACCTGGAACTGGGTGATGCGCACATAGCCGTAGCCATCATCAAGCAGCTGGCTCTTCACACTTTTGACTTTGATTACGGCGCGCGTGAGTTCCACGTCGAAGGGCTTGCTGCCCTCGCGCACCAGCGTGAGTTCGATACCTGTGCCGGCTTTACCGCGCATTTTCTCGACCGCTTCCATCAGCGAAAGGCCTTTGGTCGGCTGGCCGTTAATCTTCACAATCAGGTCGCCGGGCTGGATGCCGGCAGCAGACGCTGGGGTGTCGTCGATCGGTGATACCACCTTGAGAAAACCGTCTTCGCTGCCGAGCTCAATGCCCAGGCCACCGAACTCGCCGCTGGTGCTCTCTTGCAAGTCACGGAAGGCTTCCGGCTCTAGGTAGGCCGAGTGCGGATCAAGGTTGCTGAGCATGCCCTTGATCGCATTTTCCAGCAGGGTCTTGTCGCTGACCGGCTCGACATAAGCGGATTTGATGCGGTCCATGACCTCGGCAAAGGTACGCAGCTCGTCCAGCGGCAATGGTGCACTGTCATTGACCGTAGCCGGGGCCGTTGCCTGCGCGGCGTGGAGAGAGGTGCTGCCCAACAGAGCAACAGCCAGGGCGAGGGTGGTGAGGCGCATCAGGTGAGGCATGTCGAACTTACTCCTTCATAAGACGGTAATCGCGGCACTTATCCTTGTGCGCGGCACCATTGTGCAGGGTCGATCGGGCGGCCCTGTTGGCGAATTGCGAAATACAGCGCCGAGGTATCTTGGCCGCCGCTGTTACCCACGGTGGAGATGGCTTCACCGGCTTTGACGATGTCACCGGCGTCTTTAAGCAGGCTTTGGTTATGACCATACAGGCTCAAGTAGCCGTTGCCGTGATCGAGAATGACCAGAAGCCCGGCCCCGCGCAACCAATCGGCAAACACCACACGACCACCATGTACGGCATGCACTTGGCTGCCAGCGGAGGCGCCAATCAGCACGCCGTCCCACTTGGTTCGAGCGTCGCCGCCGCGTGGTGTTCCGTAGCGAGCCACCAAACGGCCATTAACCGGCCAAGGCAATTTGCCGCGTGCTTTGGCAAATGGACCGCCGAAGCTGGCTCCGGCGCTGACCAGGGGGCCGT encodes the following:
- a CDS encoding DUF2164 domain-containing protein; the encoded protein is MSRAKTKPPIMTLSAEQEREACLAIKRFMSERFELELGSFEAAEVLELFAREVAPHYYNRAIFDVQTHLKERFESIESDLWALEKS
- the mutY gene encoding A/G-specific adenine glycosylase, which encodes MNPEQFSGAVLNWYDSHGRKDLPWQQGITPYRVWVSEIMLQQTQVSTVLGYFDRFMAALPTVNDLAAAPEDEVLHLWTGLGYYTRARNLQKTAQIVVREHAGEFPRDAEQLTELPGIGRSTAGAIASLSMGLRAPILDGNVKRVLARYVAQEGYPGEPKVAKQLWDVAERFTPHERVNNYTQAMMDLGATLCTRSKPSCLLCPLKNGCQAHLLGLEIRYPIPKPRKALPQKRTLMPILANHAGEVLLYRRPSSGLWGGLWSLPELDDLQGLDNLASRHGLHLGTRQAQAELTHTFSHFQLAIEPWLIQVSAAPASVAEADWLWYNLATPPRLGLAAPVKKLLKRAADALAANTGETP
- a CDS encoding S41 family peptidase, whose protein sequence is MPHLMRLTTLALAVALLGSTSLHAAQATAPATVNDSAPLPLDELRTFAEVMDRIKSAYVEPVSDKTLLENAIKGMLSNLDPHSAYLEPEAFRDLQESTSGEFGGLGIELGSEDGFLKVVSPIDDTPASAAGIQPGDLIVKINGQPTKGLSLMEAVEKMRGKAGTGIELTLVREGSKPFDVELTRAVIKVKSVKSQLLDDGYGYVRITQFQVNSGEEVGKALAKLRKDNGKKLRGLVLDLRNNPGGVLQAAVEVTDHFLKKGLIVYTEGRIANSELRFNADPADASEGVPLVVLINGGSASASEIVAGALQDHKRGVLMGTDSFGKGSVQTVLPLNNDRALKLTTALYFTPNGRSIQAQGIVPDIEVTRAKLTRERDESGIKEADLQGHLGNGNGGADKPSKGKTSTPARPQDDDYQLSQALNLLKGLSVTRGD
- the hisB gene encoding imidazoleglycerol-phosphate dehydratase HisB; amino-acid sequence: MAERTASVERNTLETQIKVSINLDGTGKAKFDIGVPFLEHMLDQIARHGLIDLDIQCKGDLHIDDHHTVEDVGITLGQAFTKAIGDKKGMTRYGHSYVPLDEALSRVVIDFSGRPGLQMHVPFTRAVVGGFDVDLFQEFFQGFVNHALISLHIDNLRGTNTHHQIETVFKAFGRALRMAVELDPRMAGQMPSTKGCL
- a CDS encoding AsmA family protein → MKALGKIFGLFFLGLLLIIVALGFALTHLFDPNDYKDEIRQLARDKANLELTLKGDIGWSLFPWLGLELTDATLASLSTPDQPFADLRLLGLSVRVLPLLRKEVQMSDIRIDGLNLNLQRDEKGRSNWEDVGKPASGVTAANDTPAATGSAAPAASPAAEPNESSQPLKLDIDSLIVNSARIDYHDAQKGQQFSAESIQLTTGAIREGAAIPVKLSAFFGLNKPVLRARSELQGELRFDRALKRYQLEDAKFSGEVSGEPFDGQTLTYSAQGQLLVDLAAQVAEWNGLKLSANQLRALGELKVRDLDSQPKLSGGLSIAPLNLREFLATIGQKLPPMNDEKTLSQFELVTRLSGTDNSLVLEDLNLTLDDSHFSGQLAIADFAKQALRVQLKGDQLNLDRYLPAPSKDDKDAGAARKAEVKASVASAGQSGSTPLPDAPTQQAWSSSEVLPIETLRKLDAQLALDLDQLTVQQQVISKFSAKAQSKGGLLTLQDARGAIGSGSFDAKASIDVRPAVPLLSVQKNLRGIQIEPFLKKPEQPSPVKGLIDLNANMSTRGNSQRAWIESLNGDASFLLNDGVLVDANLEQQLCRGIATLNRKALSSDPRNKDTPFETLQGSLSVRNGVAHNPDLMARIPGLSVSGKGDVDLRILGLDYRAGITITGDQGEMPDPACQVNERYVGIEWPVRCRGPLEMGGKACRLDQDGLSKVAAKLAGNKLSDKIEEKLGDKVSPELKDALKGLFNR
- the hisF gene encoding imidazole glycerol phosphate synthase subunit HisF: MALAKRIIPCLDVDNGRVVKGVQFENIRDAGDPVEIARRYDEQGADEITFLDITASVDGRDTTLHTVERMASQVFIPLTVGGGVRSVQDIRNLLNAGADKVSINTAAVFTPEFVGEAASRFGSQCIVVAIDAKRVSKPGETPRWEIFTHGGRKPTGLDAVLWAKKMEDLGAGEILLTSMDQDGVKSGYDLGVTRAISEMVGIPVIASGGVGNLEHLAAGIIEGKASAVLAASIFHFGEYTVPEAKAYMASRGIVVR
- a CDS encoding substrate-binding periplasmic protein; translated protein: MLKTLKAGLLFGLFLSACAARAELPADYKVVLLTENFPPFNMAVDDKNFARDDGIDGISAEIVRAMFKRAGINYTLTLRFPWDRLYRLTLDKANYGLFSTTFTAERQPLFKWVGPLAKTGWVLLAAPGNNITVANLKDAAQYQIGAYKNDAVSQHLETQGLSPVNALRDQENIKKLLSGKIDLWATTDPVGRYLAKQEGVSGLNTALRFNEAELYLALNKDTPDEVVQRLQKALDELRAEGFIDEMTNNYL
- a CDS encoding substrate-binding periplasmic protein, whose translation is MFKQLLVALAGTVMVLAGSARAEVDPSYRMVLLTENFPPYNMAINGKNFAQEDNIDGIAVDIIREMFKRAGIQYNMTLRFPWDRIYKLALEKPGYGVFVTARLPERETLFKWVGPIGPDDWVLLGKADSTITLNSLDDAKQFKVGAYKGDAIAQHLVEKGLEPLTALRDSENAKKLMAGQIDLWATGDPAGRYLAKQEGISGLKTILRFDSAELFLALNKEVPDEVVQKLQGELDKMRSEGFVDDILNNYL
- a CDS encoding substrate-binding periplasmic protein, whose translation is MSAIRLFVALWLSVAAGVVHAEPLVLLTENLPPFSMAANGGNFAKDADVQGISTDTMRELCSKAQLECQLILRFPWDRLYKQTLESKGYGLFSTIRTPERESLFKWVGPIAVSDWVLMAKADSSITLNSLDQASAYRIGGYRNDAISQFLIDRGVTVQTSLQDKENLNKLEKDVIDLWATDEVGGRYMAKQSPLGALKVVHRFNSADLYLALNIETPDEVVQKLQKALDQMRAQGELNAIKDGYL
- the hisA gene encoding 1-(5-phosphoribosyl)-5-[(5-phosphoribosylamino)methylideneamino]imidazole-4-carboxamide isomerase, which encodes MLIIPAIDLKDGACVRLRQGRMEDSTVFSDDPVSMAAKWVEGGCRRLHLVDLNGAFEGQPVNGEVVTAIAKRYPKLPIQIGGGIRTLETIEHYVRAGVSYVIIGTKAVKDPQFVTDACKAFPGKVIVGLDAKDGFVATDGWAEVSTVQATDLAKRFEADGVSAIVYTDIAKDGMMQGCNVEATAALAAASRIPVIASGGIHNLSDIEKLLLARSPGIIGAITGRAIYEGTLDVAEAQAFCDAFKG
- the hisH gene encoding imidazole glycerol phosphate synthase subunit HisH, translating into MQTVAVIDYGMGNLHSVAKALEHVGAGRVLVTSDAQVIREADRVVFPGVGAIRDCMAEIKRLGFDTLVREVSADRPFLGICVGMQALLEHSEENDGVDCIGLFPGKVRFFGKDMVEDGEPLKVPHMGWNEVQQSVAHPLWHNIADQARFYFVHSYYIEAGKPQQVVGRGHYGKDFAAALADGSRFAVQFHPEKSHTHGLQLLQNFAAWDGRW